One genomic region from Sciurus carolinensis chromosome 2, mSciCar1.2, whole genome shotgun sequence encodes:
- the LOC124973954 gene encoding RNA polymerase-associated protein LEO1-like yields the protein MDLFGDIDDISSESDENNPPPIPRQPVVSTITNLSENKKKTFRVPQDQQEEEPISETRIEIEIPSINSDLGNELYFVKLPKFLSIEPKPFDPQFYEDEFEDEKVLYEEDRTRLKLKVENTIRWRIRRDEEGKKVRESNARIVKWSDGSMSLHLGNEVFDVYKAPLQGNHNHLFIREDTGLLGQAIFKSRLTFRPHSTDSATHRKMTLPLLDRSSKTQIRILPIAGRDPECQRTEMIKKEEERLRLSTHQAVHLQGKQNQQGPSVPHQDTGSEEDEEEEQARIYSSDSDERSEEDKVQRLLKVKKITDDEEMNIPERGKQGVKRKMMIEA from the exons ATGGATCTGTTTGGAGATATAGATGACATTTCTTCAGAGAGTGATGAGAACAATCCACCACCCATTCCAAGACAGCCCGTTGTAAGTACCATCACAAATCTgagtgaaaataagaaaaaaacgtTCAGAG TACCTCAGGACCAGCAGGAAGAAGAGCCCATTTCTGAAAccagaatagaaatagaaattccCAGTATCAACTCTGACTTaggaaatgaattatattttgttaaaCTACCCAAGTTTCTCAGTATAGAACCCAA accTTTCGATCCTCAGTTTTATGAAGATGAATTTGAAGATGAGAAAGTGCTTTATGAGGAAGACAGAACCAGGTTAAAATTAAAG GTAGAAAATACTATACGATGGAGGATACGCcgagatgaagaaggaaagaaagttaGAGAAAGCAACGCTCGGATAGTCAAGTGGTCAGATGGGAG CATGTCCCTGCATTTAGGCAACGAAGTGTTTGATGTCTACAAAGCCCCACTGCAGGGCAATCACAACCACCTGTTCATAAGGGAAGACACTGGTCTACTGGGACAAGCCATCTTTAAATCCAGACTTACCTTTAG ACCTCACTCTACAGACAGCGCCACACATAGAAAGATGACCCTGCCGCTTCTGGATAGAAGTTCGAAGACTCAGATTAGAATCTTACCAATAGCCGGTCGTGATCCTGAATGCCAACGCACAGAAATGATTAAG AAAGAAGAAGAACGCTTGAGGCTGTCTACTCACCAGGCTGTCCATCTGCAGGGGAAACAGAACCAGCAGGGGCCGAGTGTCCCCCACCAGGACACTGGCAgtgaggaggatgaggaag AGGAACAAGCCAGAATCTATTCTTCAGACAGTGATGAGAGATCAGAAGAAGATAAGGTTCAAAGATTACTCAAAGTAAAGAAAATCACTGATGATGAG GAGATGAATATTCCAGAAAGAGGAAAGCAAGGAGtgaagaggaagatgatgatTGAAGCATAA